One Aneurinibacillus migulanus genomic region harbors:
- the carB gene encoding carbamoyl-phosphate synthase large subunit, which yields MPRLDNIKKILVIGSGPIVIGQAAEFDYAGTQACQALKEEGFEVILVNSNPATIMTDTNMADKVYIEPLTKEFVTRIIRQEKPDGLLATLGGQTGLNLAMELDEAGILKEENVALLGTDLEAIKKAEDRELFRSLMQEIGEPVPPSDIIHTVEEALAFAERIGYPIIVRPAYTLGGTGGGIVTNEEELREIVASGLKYSPITQCLVEKSIAGFKEIEYEVMRDAADNAIVVCNMENIDPVGIHTGDSIVVAPSQTMSDREYQMLRSSSLKIIRALNIQGGCNVQLALDPDSFQYYIIEVNPRVSRSSALASKATGYPIAKMAAKIAVGYTLDELKNPVTEQTYACFEPTLDYIVTKIPRWPFDKFISANRKLGTQMKATGEVMAIGRTLEESLHKAVRSLEIGLHSLELPEAKELSQEELERRLVKADDERLFLIMEGMRRGMTEEQIHKLTKIDYFFLAKFKNIICLEQEMAEAVASRTFNMEMLRQAKRMGFTDRRIAEVTGLSSSDVEAQRKEAGLIPVYKMVDTCAAEFEAATPYYYSTYEDEDEREETGKPRVIVLGSGPIRIGQGIEFDYSTVHAVWALKEMGYEAVIINNNPETVSTDFSTSDRLYFEPLYIEDVLHIIEKEKPEGVIVQFGGQTAINLAAALEEAGVKILGTDLANIDAAEDREKFEKLLRSLDIAQPPGKTVTTVEAAVEAADSLGYPVLVRPSYVLGGRAMEIVYNEQELLTYMREAVKINPDHPVLVDTYLMGAEVEVDAISDGENVLIPGIMEHIERAGVHSGDSIAVYPAQTISSQLKEELIDMTTRIARGLQIKGLLNIQFVIHKNKAYVLEVNPRSSRTVPFLSKITNLPMANIATKVILGSTIPELGYTPGYHPEAAHVSVKVPVFSFAKLRRVDTTLGPEMKSTGEVMGRDTNLAKALYKGLIASGMSIPTHGSLLVTVADKDKEEALDIIKSFHRLGFKLLATEGTARYLEGKGMSVTCVRKVNEASPNMLDIIREGEASFVLNTLTKGKTPERDGFRIRRESAENGVVCLTSLDTAQALLRVLEAITFSAESMPRFSAPEGAYVHE from the coding sequence ATGCCACGACTCGATAACATCAAGAAAATCCTTGTGATTGGCTCAGGTCCGATTGTCATCGGACAGGCCGCAGAATTCGATTATGCTGGAACCCAGGCTTGCCAGGCACTAAAGGAAGAAGGGTTCGAAGTCATCCTGGTCAATAGTAACCCGGCGACAATTATGACCGATACAAACATGGCCGATAAAGTATACATCGAACCGTTGACGAAAGAATTCGTCACACGCATCATCCGCCAAGAGAAACCGGACGGCTTGCTGGCTACCCTTGGGGGGCAAACAGGGCTAAATCTCGCGATGGAACTAGATGAAGCAGGCATTCTGAAGGAAGAGAACGTAGCATTGCTTGGAACGGATCTTGAAGCTATTAAAAAAGCAGAGGATCGTGAACTGTTCCGCAGCCTGATGCAGGAAATTGGCGAGCCGGTACCACCGAGTGATATTATCCATACGGTAGAAGAAGCGTTAGCGTTTGCTGAACGCATTGGTTATCCGATTATTGTTCGTCCCGCTTATACACTGGGTGGTACAGGAGGCGGTATTGTAACCAACGAAGAAGAACTGCGGGAAATTGTTGCCAGCGGTCTGAAATACAGCCCCATTACTCAGTGCCTTGTAGAGAAAAGTATTGCGGGTTTCAAAGAAATCGAATACGAAGTTATGCGTGATGCAGCTGATAATGCCATCGTCGTATGTAACATGGAGAACATTGACCCGGTCGGCATTCACACTGGCGATAGTATCGTCGTAGCGCCGAGTCAGACGATGTCAGACCGTGAATATCAAATGTTGCGCTCATCTTCGTTGAAGATTATCCGTGCGCTCAACATTCAGGGTGGATGCAATGTACAGCTGGCGCTTGATCCGGACAGCTTCCAATATTACATCATTGAGGTAAACCCGCGCGTAAGCCGCTCATCTGCTTTGGCTTCTAAAGCGACTGGTTATCCCATCGCGAAAATGGCAGCGAAAATCGCGGTAGGTTACACGCTGGACGAGTTGAAAAACCCGGTAACAGAGCAGACATATGCATGCTTTGAACCAACGCTCGATTATATCGTAACGAAAATCCCGCGCTGGCCATTCGATAAATTCATCTCCGCTAACCGTAAGCTAGGTACACAGATGAAAGCGACCGGTGAGGTTATGGCTATCGGCCGTACGCTGGAAGAGTCGTTGCACAAAGCCGTGCGATCGCTTGAAATCGGCTTGCATAGCTTGGAATTGCCAGAAGCAAAAGAACTCAGTCAGGAAGAATTGGAACGCCGCCTAGTAAAAGCGGATGACGAGCGCTTATTCCTTATCATGGAAGGAATGCGTCGTGGCATGACTGAGGAACAGATTCATAAGCTGACGAAAATAGATTACTTCTTCCTTGCGAAGTTTAAAAATATTATTTGTCTCGAACAGGAAATGGCAGAAGCAGTAGCTTCCCGTACATTTAATATGGAAATGCTGCGCCAAGCTAAGCGTATGGGCTTTACAGACCGCCGAATCGCAGAGGTCACTGGACTTTCATCCTCGGACGTTGAAGCCCAGCGTAAAGAAGCCGGCCTTATCCCGGTCTACAAAATGGTAGACACATGTGCCGCTGAATTCGAAGCGGCAACACCGTATTACTATTCTACCTACGAAGATGAAGACGAACGGGAAGAGACGGGCAAACCACGCGTCATCGTACTTGGCTCCGGTCCGATTCGCATTGGGCAGGGCATCGAGTTCGACTATTCGACAGTGCACGCTGTCTGGGCATTGAAAGAAATGGGCTATGAAGCAGTTATTATTAATAACAATCCAGAGACAGTCTCGACCGATTTCAGCACCTCGGATCGCCTTTACTTCGAACCGCTTTACATCGAAGATGTACTGCATATCATCGAGAAGGAAAAGCCAGAAGGCGTTATCGTACAATTCGGTGGTCAGACAGCCATTAATCTGGCGGCTGCCCTCGAAGAAGCCGGTGTAAAAATTCTTGGAACGGACTTGGCCAATATCGATGCGGCGGAAGACCGGGAAAAATTCGAAAAGCTGCTTCGTTCACTGGATATTGCACAGCCGCCAGGTAAAACGGTAACGACGGTAGAAGCTGCAGTAGAAGCTGCGGATTCTCTCGGGTATCCGGTACTTGTCCGCCCGTCTTACGTATTGGGCGGCCGCGCCATGGAAATCGTCTATAATGAGCAGGAATTACTGACATACATGCGCGAAGCGGTTAAAATCAATCCGGATCATCCGGTACTTGTCGATACGTACCTGATGGGTGCGGAAGTAGAAGTGGACGCAATTAGCGATGGTGAGAATGTGCTGATTCCGGGAATTATGGAGCATATCGAACGGGCCGGGGTTCACTCGGGCGACTCGATTGCCGTATATCCGGCGCAGACCATCTCAAGCCAGCTAAAAGAAGAATTAATTGATATGACGACTCGTATTGCACGGGGTCTGCAAATCAAAGGCTTGCTTAACATCCAATTCGTCATCCATAAAAACAAGGCATACGTGCTGGAGGTTAACCCGCGTTCTTCCCGTACCGTACCGTTCTTGAGCAAAATCACGAACTTGCCGATGGCCAACATTGCTACTAAAGTGATTCTTGGCAGTACAATTCCAGAACTCGGTTACACGCCGGGATATCATCCGGAAGCGGCTCATGTTTCTGTAAAAGTTCCGGTATTCTCTTTCGCCAAGCTTCGCCGTGTTGACACGACACTTGGGCCGGAGATGAAATCAACGGGTGAGGTTATGGGACGCGACACAAATTTGGCTAAAGCACTATATAAAGGGCTTATTGCTTCCGGTATGAGCATTCCAACGCATGGTTCGCTGCTGGTGACGGTTGCTGACAAAGACAAAGAAGAAGCACTCGATATTATTAAAAGCTTCCATCGTCTTGGCTTTAAATTATTGGCAACAGAAGGAACGGCGCGTTACCTGGAAGGTAAAGGAATGAGCGTAACGTGCGTGCGCAAAGTAAACGAAGCGTCGCCGAATATGCTTGACATCATCCGTGAAGGGGAAGCAAGCTTCGTGTTGAATACATTGACGAAAGGCAAAACCCCTGAGCGTGACGGATTCCGCATCCGCCGTGAGTCAGCGGAGAATGGTGTAGTCTGCCTGACATCGCTTGATACGGCACAAGCGCTGCTTCGTGTACTCGAAGCAATTACGTTCAGCGCTGAGTCTATGCCGCGCTTTTCAGCACCAGAGGGGGCGTATGTGCATGAATAA
- the carA gene encoding glutamine-hydrolyzing carbamoyl-phosphate synthase small subunit, whose product MAKQARLVLEDGTVFIGKSFGAEEESLGEVVFNTGITGYQEVLSDPSYCGQIVTMTYPMIGNYGVSRDDFESMRPFLHGFVVREHCEVPNNWRNEQTIDAMLKEYGIPGIAEVDTRKLTRIIRQHGTLKGVITTSGESVESLLEKLEAPLMEGQVSRVSTKNLFPVPGRGPRIVLVDFGAKYGILRELTNRGCDVIVAPYNVTADEIRRIRPDGILLSNGPGDPKSVPEAIRMTQEILGEYPLFGICLGHQLFALACGADTERMKFGHRGGNHPVKELATGRTHITSQNHGYAVSAESVMNTDLEISHIALNDGTVEGLIHKKHAAFSVQYHPEAAPGPYDSNYLFDRFLEQVATFVKGEKAHATTR is encoded by the coding sequence ATGGCAAAACAAGCGAGACTTGTATTGGAAGACGGTACAGTATTCATCGGAAAATCATTTGGGGCGGAAGAAGAGTCACTCGGCGAGGTCGTATTCAACACCGGGATCACGGGCTACCAGGAAGTATTGTCCGACCCATCGTACTGCGGACAGATTGTTACAATGACGTATCCTATGATTGGAAACTATGGGGTTAGCCGCGATGATTTTGAATCCATGCGCCCGTTCTTACACGGGTTCGTTGTTAGGGAGCATTGCGAGGTGCCAAACAACTGGCGCAACGAGCAAACAATCGATGCGATGCTGAAAGAGTATGGTATTCCAGGCATTGCAGAAGTAGATACACGCAAACTAACGCGAATCATTCGTCAGCACGGTACACTTAAAGGTGTGATTACCACATCGGGTGAATCTGTAGAATCGTTGCTAGAAAAACTGGAAGCTCCGCTAATGGAGGGTCAGGTATCCCGCGTTTCTACGAAAAATCTTTTCCCAGTTCCGGGCCGAGGCCCGCGTATCGTACTGGTCGATTTCGGAGCCAAGTATGGTATTCTACGCGAATTGACCAACCGGGGTTGTGATGTTATTGTCGCTCCGTACAACGTGACCGCTGATGAAATTCGCCGTATTCGTCCGGATGGAATTCTGCTGTCTAACGGACCGGGAGACCCGAAGAGCGTTCCGGAAGCCATTCGTATGACGCAAGAGATTCTTGGCGAGTATCCACTGTTCGGCATCTGTCTCGGCCATCAATTGTTCGCACTAGCATGTGGTGCTGATACAGAGCGCATGAAGTTTGGTCATCGGGGTGGCAATCACCCGGTGAAGGAGCTTGCTACCGGCCGTACACATATTACTTCGCAAAACCATGGCTATGCCGTATCCGCTGAGTCAGTGATGAACACTGACCTTGAGATTAGCCACATCGCGCTCAATGACGGGACGGTAGAAGGTCTTATTCATAAAAAACATGCGGCGTTTTCTGTACAGTATCACCCAGAAGCCGCGCCGGGACCATACGATTCCAATTACTTATTCGACCGCTTCCTAGAGCAGGTAGCCACATTCGTTAAGGGGGAAAAAGCGCATGCCACGACTCGATAA
- the pyrE gene encoding orotate phosphoribosyltransferase: MPTNTDTARQIAENLLDIDAVALRPDEPFTWTSGIKSPIYCDNRMTMSYPEVRQLIYRSFAAQIREKYGEAQVIAGTATAGIPHAAWVAEEMGLPMAYVRSKPKGHGKGNQIEGRLAAGAKVIVIEDLISTGGSSIEAARAVQEAGGEVLAVLAIFSYQFPTAEQAFAEAGFTFETLSNYTTLLDVAKEKGTIRPEQIETLKAWRENPQAYKG; the protein is encoded by the coding sequence ATGCCGACTAATACAGATACAGCACGACAAATTGCGGAAAATTTGTTGGATATTGACGCGGTGGCCCTGCGTCCGGATGAACCATTCACCTGGACATCCGGTATAAAAAGCCCGATTTACTGCGATAACCGAATGACTATGTCCTATCCTGAAGTCCGGCAGTTAATATATCGTTCTTTTGCTGCACAGATTCGGGAAAAGTACGGAGAAGCTCAGGTTATCGCTGGAACAGCAACCGCGGGCATTCCTCATGCGGCATGGGTGGCCGAAGAGATGGGGTTGCCGATGGCGTATGTGCGTTCCAAGCCGAAAGGGCATGGTAAAGGTAATCAAATCGAGGGTAGGCTTGCGGCCGGTGCTAAAGTTATCGTTATCGAAGATTTAATCTCCACTGGCGGCAGTTCGATTGAAGCGGCTCGTGCAGTGCAGGAAGCGGGAGGAGAAGTACTGGCCGTACTGGCGATTTTCTCCTACCAATTCCCTACGGCGGAGCAGGCGTTTGCAGAAGCGGGCTTTACATTCGAGACACTTAGCAATTACACAACTCTTCTCGACGTTGCCAAAGAGAAAGGTACGATTCGTCCGGAGCAAATTGAGACGTTGAAAGCCTGGCGTGAAAATCCGCAGGCGTACAAAGGATAA
- the pyrR gene encoding bifunctional pyr operon transcriptional regulator/uracil phosphoribosyltransferase PyrR, whose amino-acid sequence MNEWKEKNVLLDEAAMRRALTRIAHEIIERNKGVENCVLIGIRTRGIYLAQRLAERVAQIEGQRIAVGELDITLYRDDLTRKQAQPTIKGSEIDEDITNKKVILVDDVLFTGRTVRAALDALMDIGRPEMIQLAVLIDRGHRELPIRPDYVGKNVPTSKEEMIVVELAEVDKRECVTILEKNK is encoded by the coding sequence ATGAATGAGTGGAAAGAAAAGAATGTACTTCTGGATGAAGCTGCTATGCGCCGGGCGCTGACCCGGATTGCCCATGAGATTATTGAGCGAAATAAAGGCGTAGAAAATTGTGTGCTTATCGGTATCCGTACAAGAGGGATTTACCTGGCGCAACGCCTCGCAGAGCGCGTTGCGCAAATCGAAGGCCAAAGAATAGCTGTTGGGGAGCTAGACATTACGCTTTACAGAGATGATTTGACCCGTAAACAGGCTCAGCCGACGATTAAAGGCAGTGAAATTGATGAAGATATCACGAATAAGAAAGTAATTCTCGTCGATGATGTGCTTTTTACAGGCCGTACGGTACGAGCTGCACTGGATGCGCTGATGGATATCGGGCGCCCAGAGATGATTCAATTGGCGGTACTCATCGATCGCGGACACCGCGAGCTCCCAATCCGACCGGATTATGTTGGCAAGAACGTACCAACTTCTAAGGAAGAGATGATTGTTGTGGAGCTTGCGGAAGTCGATAAACGTGAGTGTGTGACAATTTTAGAGAAAAACAAGTAA
- the pyrF gene encoding orotidine-5'-phosphate decarboxylase: MSEMNKRIMVALDFPGVTEANRCVDMLEGTGVYVKVGMQLYYAAGPDYVSRLKNKGYSVFLDLKVHDIPNTAKGAMQSVAGLGVDMVNVHAAGGRKMMEAAREGLEKGTPAGAQRPLLIGVTQLTSTTQEMLNTELGIVGSVEECVVRYARLVQEAGLDGVVASPKEVPLIKEACGTSFLTVTPGIRPKGTDTGDQHRITTPEEAFALGSDYIVVGRAITQAEKPQQALHDILEGVKQYAD; this comes from the coding sequence ATGAGTGAGATGAACAAACGAATTATGGTAGCGCTCGATTTCCCGGGAGTAACAGAAGCGAACCGCTGCGTTGATATGCTTGAAGGAACAGGCGTGTACGTAAAAGTAGGCATGCAGTTATACTACGCGGCTGGTCCAGACTATGTAAGCCGATTAAAGAATAAAGGCTATTCTGTGTTTCTCGACTTGAAAGTGCATGATATACCTAATACGGCAAAGGGCGCGATGCAAAGTGTAGCCGGACTTGGGGTGGATATGGTTAATGTTCATGCAGCCGGCGGGCGCAAAATGATGGAGGCGGCACGCGAAGGATTGGAAAAAGGTACACCTGCTGGTGCGCAGCGTCCATTATTAATTGGCGTCACTCAGTTAACAAGTACGACACAGGAAATGCTAAACACAGAGTTGGGCATTGTCGGCAGTGTGGAAGAATGTGTTGTTCGCTATGCACGTCTTGTACAGGAGGCCGGTCTGGATGGTGTAGTTGCCTCGCCGAAAGAAGTACCGTTGATTAAAGAAGCATGTGGGACTTCGTTTTTGACAGTAACCCCAGGCATCCGTCCAAAAGGTACGGATACAGGCGATCAGCATCGCATTACGACCCCGGAAGAAGCGTTTGCCCTCGGCTCTGACTACATCGTAGTAGGCCGGGCGATTACACAGGCAGAGAAGCCTCAACAGGCCTTGCACGACATTTTGGAAGGAGTAAAGCAATATGCCGACTAA
- a CDS encoding uracil-xanthine permease family protein, whose translation MTKKDYIDVHETPAIQKLIPLSLQHLFAMFGSTVLVPLLTGLDVSVALLTSGIGTLLFLLITRGKLPNYLGSSFAFIGPIITVSASQGVGTAMLGCFIAGLVYLVVALIVKLAGINWLNRLLPPVLIASIIIVIGLSLSGVAVGWALNDPLSDPAKPAYSLAAVEVAFVTLAMTVVANLFFRGFLSVLPVLMGMVVGYAYTYIRHPEWIDFKSIAAAPLFITPSMWVKEHFITGQVLDAFTSPASWMAALIIAPVAFVTLAEHIGHLLVTANIMNRDLMRDPGLHRSIAGDGVAVIFASFLGGPPSTTYGENMGVLAMTKVYSRMVIAGAACFAILFAFVGKIGAFLMTIPKPVLGGVTIVLFGIIAVQGMRMYVEHNIDFSHKRNMVVAAIVLVTGIGGFKLDFHEITFSNFIAHLTIDNIAMATFLGIVLHAVLPNKDVAFGNNGNQNEQLHKQAS comes from the coding sequence ATGACAAAGAAGGACTATATTGATGTACACGAAACGCCTGCTATTCAGAAGCTTATACCGCTGAGTTTGCAGCATTTGTTTGCCATGTTCGGGTCGACTGTGCTGGTACCGCTTCTGACAGGGCTTGACGTATCCGTCGCGCTGCTGACGAGTGGGATTGGCACGCTCCTGTTCTTACTGATTACAAGGGGTAAATTGCCGAACTATCTAGGGTCCTCCTTTGCTTTTATCGGTCCGATTATTACGGTAAGCGCAAGTCAGGGGGTTGGCACAGCGATGCTCGGCTGTTTCATTGCCGGTCTGGTCTACCTTGTGGTAGCGCTCATTGTTAAGCTAGCCGGGATTAACTGGCTTAATCGCCTGCTTCCGCCTGTTCTTATCGCATCGATTATTATCGTTATCGGTTTAAGTCTTTCCGGTGTAGCAGTCGGATGGGCATTGAATGACCCGCTAAGCGACCCGGCAAAACCTGCCTACTCACTTGCTGCAGTGGAAGTGGCGTTTGTGACCTTGGCGATGACAGTAGTTGCTAATTTGTTCTTCCGCGGTTTCTTATCCGTGCTTCCGGTGTTAATGGGAATGGTTGTTGGCTATGCCTATACGTACATTCGCCACCCGGAATGGATTGACTTTAAAAGCATAGCGGCAGCGCCGCTCTTTATTACACCGAGCATGTGGGTAAAAGAACACTTCATTACCGGCCAAGTACTTGACGCGTTTACGTCTCCAGCTTCGTGGATGGCTGCGCTCATTATTGCACCGGTCGCCTTTGTTACGCTGGCTGAGCATATCGGTCACCTGTTGGTGACGGCCAATATTATGAATCGTGACCTCATGCGCGACCCGGGTTTGCATCGCTCGATTGCAGGTGATGGGGTAGCGGTTATTTTCGCCTCCTTCTTGGGTGGCCCACCGAGCACGACATACGGGGAGAATATGGGCGTTCTAGCCATGACGAAAGTGTACAGCCGTATGGTTATTGCAGGTGCAGCCTGCTTTGCCATCCTGTTCGCCTTCGTAGGTAAAATCGGCGCCTTCCTTATGACAATTCCGAAGCCGGTATTGGGCGGCGTTACGATTGTGCTGTTCGGTATTATTGCTGTACAAGGTATGCGCATGTATGTTGAACATAACATTGACTTTTCCCATAAGCGAAATATGGTGGTTGCAGCGATTGTGCTCGTAACCGGAATCGGAGGGTTCAAATTGGACTTCCACGAAATAACGTTCAGCAATTTTATTGCCCACCTGACCATCGACAATATTGCGATGGCTACCTTCCTTGGCATTGTGCTGCATGCGGTGCTGCCAAATAAGGATGTCGCTTTCGGAAACAATGGTAACCAAAACGAACAATTGCATAAGCAAGCATCATAA
- a CDS encoding dihydroorotate dehydrogenase → MTTSAKNRLAVNIAGIEMKNPVMPASGCFGFGREYAQFYDLNKLGAVAVKATTVEERQGNPTPRVAETPGGMLNAIGLQNPGLDDVMAYELPWLEKFDQLPVIVNVAGTVTDDYIKVAERVSEAPNVAGIELNISCPNVKCGGITFGTDPEIAGQLTAEIKKVSKVPVFVKLSPNVTDVVTIAKAVEAAGADGLSMINTLLGMRIDLKTRRPILANGTGGLSGPAIKPVAIRMIYEVSQQVSIPIIGMGGIQSADDVIEFFMAGASAVAVGTANFVDPLICPTIIDELEAKLDHYGVQTIGELTGAGWKR, encoded by the coding sequence ATGACGACATCAGCAAAGAACCGCCTTGCGGTTAATATCGCAGGCATTGAAATGAAAAATCCGGTGATGCCCGCGTCCGGCTGCTTTGGCTTCGGGCGTGAATATGCCCAGTTTTATGATTTGAATAAGCTGGGTGCAGTTGCCGTAAAAGCAACCACCGTAGAGGAGCGTCAAGGAAATCCGACGCCGCGTGTCGCGGAAACACCGGGTGGTATGCTGAACGCGATTGGTCTACAAAATCCCGGGCTTGATGATGTCATGGCCTATGAACTTCCCTGGCTTGAGAAATTTGACCAACTGCCCGTCATCGTTAATGTAGCTGGTACAGTAACGGATGATTATATAAAAGTAGCGGAACGAGTGAGCGAAGCGCCGAACGTGGCGGGAATTGAATTGAACATCTCGTGTCCGAACGTTAAATGCGGTGGAATTACATTTGGTACAGACCCGGAGATTGCGGGACAGTTGACGGCAGAAATAAAAAAAGTCAGCAAGGTGCCGGTGTTTGTCAAATTATCACCAAACGTTACGGATGTTGTCACCATTGCCAAGGCGGTAGAAGCAGCCGGTGCAGATGGACTTAGTATGATTAATACGCTGCTCGGCATGCGCATTGATTTGAAAACACGCCGTCCCATTCTTGCAAACGGCACTGGAGGGTTGTCCGGCCCGGCGATTAAACCGGTTGCGATTCGCATGATTTATGAAGTTAGTCAACAGGTAAGCATTCCAATTATCGGTATGGGGGGCATTCAATCGGCGGATGATGTCATCGAATTCTTTATGGCTGGTGCATCGGCGGTAGCGGTTGGTACGGCCAATTTCGTCGACCCGCTTATATGCCCTACGATTATTGATGAGTTGGAAGCAAAGCTGGACCACTACGGTGTTCAGACCATTGGCGAACTGACGGGGGCGGGGTGGAAGAGATGA
- a CDS encoding dihydroorotate dehydrogenase electron transfer subunit, with product MNKGVLNVISNSSIAERIFRLEVEGDLVGCMTQPGQFVHVKCGTGIDPLLRRPISICDVDIERRRLTMIYRAEGHGTHVLSQYVPGQPLDILGPLGEGFPVEGRKVGEHALLVGGGIGVPPLYYLGKELKKRGVRVTFVIGFGTASQVFLKRELAELGEVHVVTLDGTAGIKGLVTDVLTEEYGLKTSDWDVLYSCGPLPMLRALQDTYQAAGKEGYISLEQRMGCGIGACLACVCPVQEPGEGKKYRKICSDGPVFAFGEVQLV from the coding sequence ATGAATAAGGGCGTGCTTAACGTCATTTCTAATTCGAGCATTGCCGAACGAATTTTCCGGTTGGAAGTGGAGGGAGATCTGGTAGGCTGCATGACGCAGCCTGGCCAGTTCGTCCATGTTAAATGTGGCACAGGTATTGATCCATTGTTGCGCCGTCCTATCAGTATTTGTGATGTAGACATCGAACGCCGCAGATTAACGATGATCTACCGTGCGGAAGGTCATGGTACACATGTATTAAGTCAATACGTACCAGGGCAGCCGTTGGACATTCTTGGTCCATTGGGAGAAGGGTTTCCGGTAGAAGGACGCAAAGTTGGCGAACACGCGTTGCTTGTCGGAGGTGGCATTGGAGTCCCGCCGCTCTATTATCTTGGTAAAGAACTGAAAAAACGAGGCGTACGTGTAACATTTGTCATCGGATTTGGTACGGCCTCGCAGGTATTTCTGAAACGTGAGCTGGCTGAGCTGGGTGAAGTCCATGTCGTTACCCTCGACGGGACGGCTGGCATAAAAGGTCTGGTTACAGATGTACTGACAGAAGAATACGGATTGAAAACGTCAGATTGGGATGTTTTGTATTCATGTGGTCCGCTACCGATGCTGCGCGCGCTACAGGATACATACCAGGCGGCAGGTAAAGAAGGCTACATTTCGCTCGAGCAACGCATGGGCTGTGGAATCGGTGCCTGTCTCGCCTGTGTCTGTCCGGTTCAAGAGCCGGGTGAAGGCAAGAAATACCGCAAAATCTGTTCTGACGGACCCGTCTTTGCATTCGGGGAGGTGCAGCTCGTATGA
- a CDS encoding dihydroorotase, which yields MGTILRNGQLLINGELVTKDILIEGNTIEKIADDLETADHKVIDAAGKLVTPGFIDMHVHLREPGFEAKETIATGTASAARGGFTTVACMPNTRPVIDTPETVKQILSKTEAEGSARVLPIGAITVRELGKELTDMAALKEAGVIAVSDDGVGVQTSKMMKDAMKMATELGLPVIAHCEDDSLAEGGCVHEGIFSEKHGLKGIPSEAESIHVGRDILLAEATGAHYHVCHISTVESVRLVREAKQRGARVTAEVCPHHLLLCDEDIPALDANYKMNPPLRSRRDRDALIEGLKDGTIDMIVTDHAPHTTEEKQRGMELAPFGIVGLETAFPLLYTKLVLTGAFTLQEIVERMTKVPADVFNLPWGTLQEGAVADIAVIDLEIEKEVNPEEFASKGHNTPFTGWKLKGWPVLTMLEGQVVWQTDEMNSEGARQ from the coding sequence ATGGGTACAATTTTGCGAAATGGTCAATTGTTAATAAACGGAGAACTGGTAACGAAAGATATCTTAATTGAGGGAAACACCATCGAAAAAATTGCGGACGATTTAGAAACGGCTGACCACAAGGTGATTGACGCAGCGGGTAAGCTGGTTACACCGGGCTTTATCGATATGCATGTTCATCTGCGGGAACCAGGATTCGAAGCGAAAGAGACGATTGCTACAGGGACAGCGTCTGCAGCGCGCGGCGGATTCACTACGGTAGCGTGTATGCCGAATACGCGCCCTGTCATTGACACGCCAGAAACAGTAAAGCAAATCCTTAGCAAAACAGAAGCAGAAGGCAGTGCCCGTGTCCTGCCGATTGGCGCTATTACAGTACGAGAACTCGGCAAAGAGTTGACTGATATGGCAGCACTGAAAGAAGCTGGAGTTATCGCAGTATCCGATGATGGTGTAGGCGTACAGACAAGCAAAATGATGAAAGATGCAATGAAAATGGCAACAGAGCTAGGTCTTCCAGTTATAGCACATTGTGAAGATGATAGCCTAGCTGAAGGAGGTTGCGTACACGAAGGCATATTCAGCGAAAAGCATGGCTTAAAAGGAATCCCGTCTGAAGCAGAATCCATTCATGTCGGCCGTGATATACTGCTAGCCGAAGCGACAGGCGCGCACTATCACGTATGCCACATCAGTACGGTTGAATCAGTACGCCTGGTACGTGAAGCGAAACAGCGCGGTGCACGGGTGACAGCAGAAGTATGTCCGCATCATCTCTTGCTGTGCGACGAGGATATTCCAGCGCTGGACGCCAATTATAAAATGAATCCGCCACTGCGTTCCCGCCGCGACCGTGATGCACTTATTGAAGGACTAAAAGATGGCACCATTGACATGATTGTCACTGACCACGCACCGCACACGACGGAAGAAAAACAGCGCGGCATGGAGCTTGCGCCATTCGGTATCGTCGGTCTAGAAACGGCTTTTCCACTCCTTTACACGAAACTAGTGCTTACAGGTGCGTTCACGCTGCAGGAGATTGTTGAACGAATGACGAAAGTGCCGGCGGACGTTTTCAATTTGCCATGGGGCACCCTGCAGGAAGGAGCAGTTGCCGATATCGCGGTCATTGATTTGGAGATAGAAAAAGAAGTAAACCCAGAAGAATTTGCAAGCAAAGGACATAACACGCCATTCACCGGCTGGAAATTGAAAGGTTGGCCGGTATTGACTATGCTAGAAGGCCAAGTGGTATGGCAGACAGATGAGATGAACAGCGAAGGAGCGAGACAATAA